The proteins below come from a single Mycolicibacterium sp. TY81 genomic window:
- a CDS encoding low molecular weight phosphatase family protein, producing MTQPQTPAVLFVCVKNGGKSQMAAGLMRHTAGDTVAVYSAGTKPGGAINALSAQVLTEIGVDITGEKPKPIDPDLLSQVDLVVTLGREAVVEPVQGTPIENWDTDEPSDRGIDGIERMRLVRDDIAARVTELASRLNGH from the coding sequence ATGACCCAACCCCAAACACCCGCCGTGCTTTTCGTCTGCGTGAAGAACGGCGGAAAGTCCCAAATGGCCGCAGGCCTCATGCGCCATACGGCCGGCGACACTGTCGCCGTCTACTCGGCTGGCACCAAACCCGGCGGTGCAATCAACGCGCTGTCGGCACAGGTGCTGACCGAGATCGGCGTGGATATCACCGGCGAGAAGCCCAAACCGATCGACCCTGATCTGCTGAGCCAGGTTGATCTGGTCGTGACGCTGGGCCGCGAAGCCGTCGTCGAACCGGTACAGGGCACCCCGATCGAGAATTGGGACACCGACGAACCGTCCGACCGCGGCATCGACGGCATCGAACGGATGCGACTGGTCCGCGACGACATCGCCGCCCGCGTCACGGAATTGGCTTCCCGACTCAACGGCCACTAG
- a CDS encoding GNAT family N-acetyltransferase, whose translation MNPTPSIVAMTAAHADAVLAIYQEGIDTAQATFASTAGDWAAFDAGHLSEHRYVACDDTGTVLGWVAAAPISSRCVYAGVIEHSVYVSAAARGQRLGTRLLQTLISSSENAGIWTLQCGIFPENTASLALHEKAGFRVVGTQHHLGQHHGRWRDVTLLERRSTRTGLSPTPQDPT comes from the coding sequence ATGAACCCGACCCCGTCCATCGTGGCGATGACGGCAGCCCATGCCGACGCGGTGCTGGCCATCTACCAGGAGGGGATCGATACTGCGCAGGCCACCTTCGCCAGCACCGCCGGCGACTGGGCCGCTTTCGACGCAGGGCACCTATCCGAGCACCGATACGTCGCCTGCGACGACACCGGCACTGTCCTGGGATGGGTTGCCGCCGCGCCGATCTCATCGCGATGCGTCTACGCCGGTGTTATCGAGCACAGCGTCTACGTCAGCGCCGCCGCCCGCGGCCAGCGCCTGGGCACCCGTCTGCTGCAGACCCTGATTTCCTCCAGTGAGAACGCCGGCATCTGGACGCTGCAGTGCGGCATCTTCCCCGAGAACACCGCCAGCCTGGCCCTGCACGAGAAGGCCGGCTTCCGCGTCGTCGGCACCCAACACCACCTCGGCCAACACCACGGCCGCTGGCGCGACGTCACCCTGCTCGAACGGCGCAGCACCCGCACCGGCCTCTCACCCACACCACAGGACCCGACATGA